The proteins below come from a single Chryseobacterium bernardetii genomic window:
- a CDS encoding LytTR family DNA-binding domain-containing protein codes for MIKSLGMLSFTSYSYPKSQSVKEIMLSSMAAGTLVYLFLIVFQPFGTENFHHPYKYLILFPYTLIFGSAFFASSLCTTRFKDWNIASELLKVFLILFLGSVLSYFYNSLFISHVTLSFENYGYMFLYSLAVGIPTSSIYILSRYIYLKKYYGNKAENMTLQTIEVPILTISVNNTELMIPESDFLCIQSMENYCALYYLDKDVVKKMWLRISLSNILKQVQTQTIKRCHRSYIVNLDKVRNLKGNAQGYKLILSEIDFDIAVSRSFIPVIIPTLEHLKK; via the coding sequence ATGATAAAATCTTTAGGTATGCTTTCTTTTACTTCTTATTCATATCCTAAATCCCAATCGGTTAAAGAGATCATGTTGTCCTCTATGGCAGCAGGAACTCTGGTATACCTTTTCCTGATTGTCTTCCAGCCTTTTGGTACGGAAAATTTTCATCATCCTTATAAATACCTTATTCTCTTTCCTTACACTCTTATTTTCGGATCTGCATTTTTTGCATCCAGTCTTTGCACTACCCGATTCAAAGATTGGAATATTGCATCAGAGCTCTTAAAGGTATTTCTAATTCTCTTTCTGGGATCTGTTCTTTCTTATTTTTATAATTCACTCTTCATAAGTCACGTAACACTCAGTTTTGAAAATTATGGTTATATGTTTCTGTATTCTCTGGCTGTTGGCATTCCTACTTCGTCCATTTATATTTTATCAAGATATATCTATTTAAAAAAATATTATGGGAATAAGGCTGAAAATATGACTCTGCAAACCATTGAAGTTCCCATTCTTACTATTTCAGTAAATAATACTGAATTAATGATTCCTGAAAGTGATTTCCTATGTATTCAGTCTATGGAAAATTACTGTGCCTTATATTATTTAGATAAGGATGTTGTAAAAAAAATGTGGCTCAGAATAAGTTTATCCAATATATTGAAACAGGTACAGACACAAACAATCAAAAGATGCCACCGCTCCTATATTGTTAACCTTGATAAAGTAAGAAACCTGAAAGGCAATGCTCAGGGTTACAAGTTGATTCTTTCGGAAATAGATTTTGATATTGCTGTATCGAGAAGCTTTATACCCGTTATCATTCCAACATTAGAACATCTTAAAAAATAA
- the rmuC gene encoding DNA recombination protein RmuC — translation MTYLIIGCIVGAALGAIISYFALKSSTVSRSIYDELNFLHIKNKSDLENSTAKIQELNQHLNKEKELNIQQQDLLNDLKNEFAKLSAQHSSLNIQFQEQKQSALKQDFQIEALLTEKQDLFAKNAELSAQNENLQKLLNTQKEEITKIQEESKLQFENLANKILEEKTEKFTTLNQNNLKNILEPFQEKITDLKNRVNEAYEKENKERFSLAEKVKELAELNQQISEDAKKLTRALKGESKTQGNWGEMILESILEKSGLVKGREYFLEHELRDEDNKALFSEFSGKKMRPDAVVKYPDERNVIIDSKVSLTAFTELVDETDQDVYIMKLNQHLSSIKNHIMQLSQKAYDDYGKSLDFVMMFIPSEPAYIAAMQADQNLWNYAYERRILLLNPSNLITSLKLIADLWKREYQNRNSLEIAERGAKLYDKFVGFVDNLEKIGRNIDLAKNVYNDAYKQLYTGNDNLVIQTQKLKSLGIKNKKDLPQSLIDNSNLTE, via the coding sequence ATGACCTATTTAATTATTGGATGTATTGTTGGCGCAGCCCTGGGAGCCATTATTTCATATTTTGCCTTGAAATCGTCTACGGTTTCAAGAAGTATTTATGATGAGTTAAATTTCCTGCACATTAAAAACAAATCAGATCTTGAAAATTCAACTGCAAAAATTCAGGAACTGAACCAGCATCTCAATAAAGAAAAAGAACTCAATATACAACAGCAGGATCTTCTTAACGATCTGAAAAATGAATTTGCCAAACTCTCAGCTCAGCATTCTTCACTGAACATCCAGTTTCAGGAACAAAAACAATCAGCATTAAAGCAGGATTTCCAGATAGAAGCTCTGCTTACCGAAAAACAGGATCTTTTTGCTAAAAACGCTGAACTTTCTGCTCAGAATGAAAATCTGCAAAAATTATTAAATACCCAAAAAGAAGAAATCACCAAAATACAGGAAGAATCCAAACTCCAGTTTGAAAATCTTGCCAATAAAATCTTAGAAGAGAAAACCGAAAAGTTCACTACTTTAAATCAGAATAATCTGAAAAACATCCTTGAACCTTTCCAGGAGAAAATTACAGATTTGAAAAACAGGGTGAATGAAGCTTATGAAAAAGAGAATAAAGAACGTTTCTCTCTTGCAGAAAAAGTTAAAGAACTTGCAGAACTGAACCAGCAGATCTCTGAAGATGCCAAAAAATTAACCAGAGCGCTGAAGGGTGAAAGTAAAACCCAGGGAAACTGGGGCGAAATGATCCTTGAAAGTATTCTTGAAAAATCAGGATTGGTAAAAGGCAGAGAATATTTTCTTGAACATGAACTTCGTGATGAAGATAACAAAGCCCTTTTCTCTGAATTTTCAGGAAAAAAAATGCGTCCTGATGCCGTAGTTAAGTACCCTGATGAAAGAAATGTCATCATTGACTCCAAAGTTTCCCTTACAGCTTTTACAGAACTGGTGGATGAAACAGATCAGGATGTGTATATCATGAAACTTAACCAGCATTTGAGTTCCATCAAAAACCATATTATGCAGCTTAGCCAGAAAGCTTATGATGATTATGGTAAATCTTTGGATTTTGTCATGATGTTCATCCCAAGCGAACCTGCTTATATTGCAGCTATGCAGGCAGATCAGAATCTATGGAACTATGCCTATGAAAGAAGAATTCTGCTATTAAATCCGAGTAATCTTATCACTTCCTTAAAACTGATTGCTGATCTGTGGAAACGTGAATATCAGAATAGAAATTCTCTGGAAATTGCAGAAAGAGGAGCCAAACTCTATGATAAATTTGTGGGTTTTGTAGATAACCTTGAAAAAATAGGACGCAATATAGACCTGGCCAAAAACGTTTATAATGATGCCTATAAGCAGCTTTACACGGGAAATGACAATCTTGTTATCCAAACGCAAAAACTGAAATCATTAGGAATTAAAAATAAAAAAGATCTTCCTCAGAGCCTTATTGACAACAGTAATTTAACAGAATAA
- a CDS encoding CPBP family intramembrane glutamic endopeptidase — protein MSKNIRFFSIFILGFVIYYFFDLFYFKSIQHFTEELFHSKAIAHALAYTVTLIPIITTLKVLFPKKKILDLLSLHQSAAKGYMIPFIGTLPMLIGYAVHFKTIKTINFDSLFINTVSSAFFEELIFRAFLIGTLYRFTRLGFFSSILLGSLLFAQVHLYQSQNTIELFEIFTITFLGSIFFTWVYFEQDFNIWTAVFLHFFMNLYWEIFNVSENVSGNLYGNLYKVLSIILIISLIVYDKKKKKRPFVITGKSLFIKSKEVHS, from the coding sequence ATGAGTAAAAATATCCGTTTCTTTTCAATCTTTATCTTAGGATTTGTAATCTATTATTTCTTTGATCTGTTTTACTTTAAAAGCATCCAGCATTTTACTGAAGAGTTGTTTCATAGTAAAGCTATAGCCCACGCATTAGCCTATACGGTTACCTTGATTCCTATAATTACGACCCTGAAAGTATTATTTCCCAAAAAGAAAATATTGGATCTGCTTTCTTTACATCAATCTGCTGCTAAAGGCTATATGATCCCTTTTATCGGAACCTTACCCATGTTAATTGGGTACGCAGTGCATTTCAAAACCATCAAAACAATTAATTTTGATTCATTATTCATCAATACCGTCTCATCTGCATTTTTTGAAGAACTGATATTCAGAGCCTTTCTCATTGGAACTTTATATAGATTCACCAGACTCGGGTTCTTTTCATCCATTTTATTGGGGTCATTATTATTTGCACAGGTTCATTTATATCAGAGCCAGAATACAATAGAACTTTTTGAGATATTTACCATTACATTTTTAGGCTCTATATTTTTCACCTGGGTATATTTTGAACAGGATTTTAATATCTGGACAGCTGTATTTCTTCATTTTTTTATGAATCTATATTGGGAGATATTCAATGTCTCAGAAAATGTTTCCGGGAATCTCTATGGAAATCTTTATAAAGTTTTGTCAATAATTCTGATAATAAGTCTCATTGTATATGATAAAAAGAAGAAGAAAAGACCATTTGTGATCACTGGGAAAAGCCTTTTTATAAAAAGCAAAGAAGTACACTCATAA
- a CDS encoding 5-formyltetrahydrofolate cyclo-ligase — MLKAELRKKYTLKRKALSSDEAFLLSEKIFENFISYFQPKELEKVHIFIPIPVKKEIDTQIFIHYFLSHNIRVFVPKIAEDKLINIEIFEDTVFKVNNWGISEPVSNNDSVEDHFSYVITPLLYCDGKGNRVGYGKGFYDGFFRNISSETKKIGVNYFAPDEIIDDVWENDISLDYLVTPTEVLSFFSGWE, encoded by the coding sequence ATGCTGAAAGCTGAACTTAGAAAAAAATATACACTGAAAAGAAAAGCCTTGTCTTCTGATGAGGCTTTCCTGTTATCCGAAAAGATTTTTGAAAATTTTATCAGTTATTTTCAGCCAAAAGAATTGGAAAAAGTGCATATTTTCATTCCGATTCCTGTCAAAAAAGAAATTGATACCCAAATCTTCATCCATTATTTTTTAAGTCATAATATCCGTGTTTTTGTGCCTAAGATTGCTGAAGATAAATTAATCAATATTGAGATCTTTGAGGACACTGTTTTCAAAGTTAATAACTGGGGAATCTCTGAGCCGGTTTCTAATAATGATTCAGTAGAAGACCATTTCAGTTATGTAATTACCCCTCTTTTGTATTGTGACGGGAAAGGGAATAGAGTAGGATATGGAAAAGGGTTTTATGACGGCTTTTTCCGGAATATATCATCAGAGACAAAAAAAATCGGGGTCAATTACTTTGCCCCCGATGAGATTATAGATGATGTCTGGGAAAATGATATTTCCCTTGACTATTTAGTTACGCCTACCGAAGTACTGTCTTTCTTTAGCGGTTGGGAATAG
- a CDS encoding response regulator transcription factor — MNILLVEDDQRISSFLLKGLSEAGYMITLADSGEKAREILHTYDFDIILMDIMLPGLDGMQLTQIIRFKGNYTPILVLSALNSPDDKIKMLDLGADDYLSKPFHFEELISRIKALTRRNKLSYKKEDNHLSCGNIIIDTDLHKVTQNDKEIEFSPTEYKLFTFLMENKNKVLSRTQILHNVWGIDFDSSTNVVDVYISYVRNKIDESGQKIIHTVKGTGYLIKD; from the coding sequence ATGAATATCTTATTGGTAGAGGACGATCAGAGAATTAGCAGCTTCCTGTTGAAAGGACTTTCTGAAGCCGGCTATATGATAACGCTCGCAGACTCTGGTGAAAAAGCCAGAGAAATCCTTCATACCTATGATTTTGATATTATACTGATGGATATTATGCTTCCCGGACTGGATGGGATGCAGCTCACACAAATCATAAGGTTTAAAGGAAATTATACTCCGATCCTGGTTTTAAGTGCTTTGAACAGTCCGGATGATAAAATTAAAATGCTGGATCTTGGCGCAGATGATTATTTATCCAAACCTTTTCATTTTGAAGAACTGATCTCAAGGATCAAAGCACTGACAAGGAGAAATAAATTGAGCTATAAAAAAGAAGATAATCATCTGTCATGTGGAAACATTATAATTGATACAGATCTTCATAAAGTCACCCAAAATGATAAAGAGATTGAGTTTTCACCTACAGAATACAAACTTTTTACTTTTCTGATGGAAAATAAAAATAAAGTATTGAGCAGAACCCAGATTCTGCATAACGTATGGGGAATTGATTTTGACAGTTCAACGAATGTGGTGGATGTGTATATTTCCTATGTCCGCAATAAAATTGATGAATCCGGGCAGAAAATTATTCATACTGTGAAGGGAACAGGATACTTAATTAAAGATTAA
- a CDS encoding ferredoxin, translating into MVIVTLQREKCIGCNYCAEFAPEYFRMSKKDGKSVLLKTTDKKGFYTLKTTDTEAFEPLDRAAKACPVKIISVRLT; encoded by the coding sequence ATGGTAATTGTTACACTTCAAAGGGAGAAATGCATTGGCTGCAATTACTGCGCTGAATTTGCTCCGGAATATTTCAGGATGTCTAAAAAAGACGGCAAGTCAGTATTGCTGAAGACTACGGATAAAAAAGGGTTTTATACCTTAAAAACAACTGATACGGAAGCGTTTGAGCCTCTGGACCGTGCAGCAAAAGCCTGCCCTGTAAAAATTATTTCTGTCAGATTAACTTAA
- a CDS encoding TrmH family RNA methyltransferase has product MLIESFQNEKIKNVTKLLTDNRFRKKSKVFVVEGQQENARAIQYDFEPVEFFICEDIFKEQLPEGRIHYVSDKVYEKIAYRGSSEGIIGVYKAKEVPLSSYIPKANATVIIVEGVEKPGNLGAILRSCEAFGIDALIVADGKTDFYNPNVIRSSVGCLFGMEFYQAENEETLEFLQKNSFNIYTTLMDETAEDLYKKDFTQRSAVLFGTEHSGLSDFWIGKGKNTLIPMAGSIDSLNLSNAVAITCYESLRQKKG; this is encoded by the coding sequence ATGTTGATAGAAAGTTTTCAAAACGAAAAAATAAAAAATGTCACTAAGCTTCTTACTGACAACAGGTTCCGTAAAAAGTCAAAGGTTTTTGTTGTGGAAGGACAACAGGAAAATGCAAGAGCTATACAATATGATTTTGAACCTGTAGAATTCTTTATCTGTGAAGATATTTTTAAAGAACAGCTTCCTGAAGGACGAATTCACTATGTAAGTGATAAAGTTTACGAAAAGATAGCTTACAGAGGTAGCTCAGAGGGTATTATCGGAGTATACAAAGCAAAGGAAGTTCCTCTTTCTTCTTACATTCCAAAAGCTAATGCTACAGTTATTATTGTAGAGGGGGTAGAAAAGCCAGGTAATTTGGGAGCTATTCTGAGAAGCTGTGAAGCATTTGGTATTGATGCTCTTATTGTTGCTGACGGAAAAACTGATTTCTATAATCCAAATGTGATCAGATCCAGTGTTGGCTGTCTTTTCGGTATGGAATTTTACCAGGCTGAAAATGAGGAAACCCTGGAATTCCTTCAGAAAAACAGTTTCAATATCTATACAACATTGATGGATGAAACAGCTGAAGATCTTTACAAAAAAGATTTCACACAGCGTTCAGCCGTATTATTCGGGACAGAACATTCCGGATTAAGTGATTTCTGGATTGGGAAGGGTAAGAATACATTGATTCCTATGGCCGGAAGCATAGATTCGTTAAATTTAAGTAATGCTGTAGCAATTACCTGTTACGAATCATTAAGACAAAAGAAAGGATAA
- a CDS encoding peptidase U32 family protein codes for MTTSGKIELMSPAGDFTSLQAAIDNGADSVYFGVEQLNMRARATMNFTIDDLPEISRRCNEKGVRTYLTLNTIIYDHDLSIIKTLLDKAKEAGLTAVIAMDQAVISYARQIGMEVHISTQINITNIETVKFYALFADTMVMSRELSITQIRKICAQIEKEQIKGPSGNLVEVEIFGHGALCMAVSGKCYLSLHSHNSSANRGACKQNCRKKYTVIDQESGFEIELDNEYMMSPKDLCTIGFLDQIVDAGVKVLKIEGRGRAPEYVATVTKCYREAIDSIAEGTFSQEKVAEWMKQLETVYNRGFWSGYYLGQELGEWSSNSGSSATQKKVYIGKGRHFYPKSNIAEFLVEAYDISVGDSILIQGPTTGSQEMVIETMMVDEKAGADKATKSDIITFPTEFRVRPSDKLYKIVKS; via the coding sequence ATGACAACAAGCGGAAAAATAGAACTAATGTCTCCTGCAGGCGATTTCACTTCGCTTCAGGCAGCTATAGATAACGGAGCAGACTCCGTTTATTTTGGAGTTGAGCAGCTCAACATGCGTGCAAGAGCAACAATGAACTTTACCATTGATGATCTGCCGGAAATTTCCAGAAGATGTAATGAAAAAGGAGTAAGGACTTATCTTACTCTTAACACCATTATATACGATCATGATCTGTCTATCATCAAAACATTATTGGATAAGGCCAAAGAGGCCGGTCTTACAGCAGTAATTGCCATGGATCAGGCTGTTATCTCTTATGCAAGGCAAATTGGCATGGAGGTACATATTTCAACCCAGATCAACATAACCAATATTGAAACAGTAAAATTTTATGCTCTTTTTGCGGATACTATGGTGATGAGCAGGGAATTAAGCATCACTCAGATCAGAAAAATCTGTGCACAAATTGAAAAAGAGCAGATAAAGGGCCCTTCCGGGAACCTTGTTGAAGTAGAAATTTTCGGGCATGGTGCTTTATGCATGGCTGTTTCAGGGAAGTGCTATTTAAGTCTGCATTCCCACAATTCTTCAGCAAACAGAGGGGCTTGTAAGCAAAATTGCCGGAAAAAATATACGGTGATTGATCAGGAATCAGGCTTTGAAATAGAGCTTGATAATGAGTATATGATGTCTCCTAAAGATCTTTGTACAATTGGTTTTCTGGATCAGATTGTTGATGCAGGAGTGAAAGTACTGAAGATTGAAGGCCGTGGAAGGGCTCCTGAATATGTAGCTACGGTTACGAAATGTTATAGGGAAGCTATCGACTCAATTGCTGAAGGAACATTTTCACAGGAAAAGGTTGCTGAATGGATGAAACAGCTGGAAACTGTATACAACAGAGGGTTCTGGAGCGGATATTATCTTGGCCAGGAGCTTGGAGAATGGTCTTCGAACTCAGGATCCAGTGCAACCCAAAAGAAAGTATATATCGGTAAAGGACGACACTTCTATCCAAAATCCAATATTGCAGAATTCTTAGTTGAAGCTTATGATATTTCTGTAGGAGACAGTATCCTTATACAGGGACCTACTACAGGTTCACAGGAAATGGTGATTGAAACAATGATGGTGGATGAGAAGGCTGGAGCTGATAAAGCGACAAAATCTGATATAATTACCTTTCCTACAGAATTCAGGGTAAGGCCCAGTGATAAATTATACAAAATTGTTAAATCTTAA